From Vigna unguiculata cultivar IT97K-499-35 chromosome 5, ASM411807v1, whole genome shotgun sequence, the proteins below share one genomic window:
- the LOC114184337 gene encoding uncharacterized protein LOC114184337, whose protein sequence is MTPPRRTLQSSQDNIPDIARAIEAMGAAMTQQSTMMMQQHETSMQRQTVSLEQQQLVMQQMEAARVAIEDAHQQHMEALCQLEETRMAALAYGPEPRPVATEWSLEDFLKHHPTMFYGKTSPDATDQWLKDLEHIFDAKMCPAENKLAFSMYMLTGEAEHWWISTKSILEERDEPVTWEAFKERFLSEKFKNDLRGDMRLMVAPLSIKDFATLVEKARVMEKIKHEVEGQQPQQPQRGRVQCYICGGPHLRSACPRMEGYRRCNNCGKEGHFGKDCPALARAATRPPVQTFH, encoded by the exons ATGacacctcctcgtaggactcTGCAATCATCTCAGGATAACATACCTGATATTGCCAGGGCAATAGAGGCGATGGGAGCTGCTATGACGCAGCAAAGCACGATGATGATGCAGCAACACGAAACATCCATGCAGCGACAGACAGTATCGCTTGAGCAGCAACAGctggtgatgcagcagatggaggctgcgaggGTAGCTATTGAGGATGCCCACCAGCAGCACATGGAGGCCCTCTGCCAGTTGGAGGAGACCAGGATGGCTGCACTTGCCTATGGTCCAGAGCCACGACCTGTAGCCACGGAGTGGAGTTTAGAAGATTTCCTGAAGCACCACCCAACGATGTTTTACGGGAAGACTAGTCCTGATGCCACAGatcaatggctgaaggacctagAGCACATCTTtgatgcgaagatgtgcccCGCGGAGAACAAACTGGCGTTCTCAATGTATATGCTCACAGGGGaggcggagcattggtggaTCAGCACCAAATCCATCTTAGAGGAGAGAGATGAGCCGGTGACATGGGAGGCTTTCAAGGAGAGATTCCTCTCTGA AAAGTTCAAGAATGATCTCCGTGGTGATATGCGCTTGATGGTGGctcccttgtccatcaaggatttcGCTACTCTGGTGGAGAAGGCTAGAGTTATGGAGAAGATAAAGCATGAGGTGGAAGGTCAGCAACCACAACAACCACAGAGA GGTCGGGTACAATGCTATATATGTGGAGGTCCTCACTTGAGGAGTGCTTGCCCACGCATGGAGGGTTACCGTagatgcaacaactgtggcaaggagggccactttgggaaggactGTCCTGCTCTTGCTAGGGCAGCGACACGCCCTCCAGTCCAGACTTTCCACTAG